Part of the Equus caballus isolate H_3958 breed thoroughbred chromosome 5, TB-T2T, whole genome shotgun sequence genome is shown below.
GCCTGGTGTGCCCATAAGTGTTCTGTACGCTGGACGCGTATCATTACCTCTTATTACTGACTCCTTGTGCagtggagcccagagagggcagaaaGCGGTGGAGTTGGGAAGTTAGAGATGGTTTTGCAAGAGCTATGTGGCTTGGCCAGGGTCTCAGGGAAGACCATTCTATACTGGGGGTTCAGAGAGCAAAGGCATGGAGATGGGCGTGAGCCTGGCCTGGGTCACAGCGAGTTGCCTCTACtgacctggaaaaaaaagaagtttgagcTAAGGGGGTGGAGACAGGAACTGTTGCAGATTCTTGAGCAAAGTGTTCTGTGACCAAAGGGGACGTTTCTGCATGGATGGCCATCAGAGTGGCAGAGGTAGGGGAGCCTGGAGTCAGGGATTGGGGTAAGATATTGGTACCTTGATTAGGGTAGGGGACATAGAGGTGATTTAAGATGTGACAGAGGAGGGACATAAAAGGTATATGAGGAGAGAGTTAAATGTGATTCTGCCTCTCCAacacacacgcatgtgcacatgcacacacagtttCTAGGCAGGGCAAACTGGGTGAATGGGGTTGTCCCTGGTGGGAAGGGGAGCTGGTCTTGGGGAGAGGAGAAACTTTGTTACGTACAAGGGCCTGCTTCACTTCCCCAAAGCCCTGTAATACCCAGCCTGTATTCCAGAGGGCAGGACTGGGAGGAAGTGCAGAAGTGACCTCAGGGTTCTGGGAAGACTGTGGGCTgaaacctcctccctccccttctgctTCCCCACAGGACCCCCAGTCATCGTGGTGCCCCCCAAGAACAGCACGGTCAATGCCTCCCAGGATGTTTCCTTGGCCTGCCGGGCTGAGGCGTACCCTGCTAACCTCACCTATAGCTGGTTCCAGGACAGCATCAATGTCTTCCATATTAGGTgaggctctgggggtgggggtggggaactgGTGGGCAGTCTTTGAGGAGCCCCTTGGCTGAGCAaggcctggacccctcctcacACATGCCATATTGCAGCCGCCTGCAGTCCCGAGTGCGAATCCTGGTGGATGGGAGCCTGCGGCTGCAAGCTGCCCAGCCTGAGGATGCTGGCCGCTACACCTGCGTGCCCAGCAATGGCCTCCCGCGCCCGCCCTCAGCCTCTGCCTACCTCACTGTGCTCTGTAAGCCTGACCTCATCTCCCTCttctgcctgctcccctcctctggGCCAGGCCAAGCTCCTCCTCCACAACTTGCCCCTGCTTCCCCCCTAGACCCAGCCCAGGTGACAGCGATGCCTCCTGAGACGCCCCTGCCCGTAGGCATGCGGGGGATCATCCGGTGCCCAGTTCGTGCCAACCCCCCACTGCTCTTTGTCAGCTGGACCAAGGATGGGCAGGCCCTGCATCTGGACAAGGTACAGATgtgaggcagggaggaggaaggtCTTAGCTTGGTGTTATTCTAGTTAGGACAGCTGGGGTGGAATTAGCTCAGTTTAATTCAATTCAGTGACTAGGAAACACACACTTCTTCCCAGGTGCTGTGTGGGGTGTTTTGGGGAGCAGGAGCAAAGAGACATCCATTGTTAAGGAGGGCACAGCGTAGTGGGGGTAGGACAGCAACAGACACTTTGCTGGAAGGCCAGGGATGGAGTCAGCACCTTTCTTTTAGGGCTGGTTGAGGATAGATCAGCAACCACTTCTAGACTTTGGTGATGGGCCTTGAAGGGCGGACAGACACTCCATACAGAAACCAGGGCCCCGAGGCAGGAAACTATATAGTGTTTATGGCATAATGAATCGTCCAGTTTGTTGGGAGCCGCAGTGCCTGTGGGCTCGTGAATAGTGTGGAGAAAGCTGGAAAGACAGGTTGGGGCCAAAAGGAAGAACTATGGATGCCAAGTTAACATTACTTCATTTCAAGGCGATTGAGATCTTTTGTTTATCTGCAAAGACTGCAAATTCCTTGTGGGCTACTACTGTTTCCTTTCATCCTAGTGTCTTAGAGGCTTCTGCAATAgtaatactcaataaatttttgttagaagttaagaaaaaaagtataaaggCAGTTGGAGGCAGTGAAGTTGTTGGAGCAATGGTGTGATAGCATCAGAGCCTTGAGCGGAAGTTCAGTTTGTCAGATGGAATGGATGGGAGAGGGTGGACATAGGGAGGAGGTCAGAGGCTGCTGAAATGGTCCAGGTGAGAGGTTATGGAGTCCGAGTTAGAGAGGAGGACGTGAAGATGGCTGGCCTTACGCCTAGACAAAAGGCCTTCCCAGGTGATAGACCTGGTGAGTATTTAAATGGGGGAGTGAGGCAGAGTGAGGAGTCAAATGTTAGTGAGGACACTGTATTCTCTGTGAGTggcgccccctggagttgtgcagtcCTAGCCTTCACACCCATTGGTAGTGGCCCCTCtgcaggaaagagaaatgaaggacTGGAATTCAGAGAGAGGTCAGACCTGGAGGAAGAGTCGTGGAGTCCTCTGCATAGATGTGGGTTTCTCAGCCGGTCTCCCTCCTTTGAGTCACCTCTCTCCATATCTGTCTTGCCTCTGCTGAGTTTCTTTCTCTCGTCATCTCCTTTTCCCTCCAGTTCCCCGGCTGGTCCCAGGGCCCAGAAGGCTCACTGATCATTGCCCTGGGGAATGAGGATGCCCTGGGAGAATACTCCTGCACCCCCTACAACAGTTTTGGTACTGCAGGGCCCTCCCCAGTGACCCGTGTGCTACTCAAGGTGAGGTTCAGGGTGGCCCTGGTGCTGACACCAGGCTGAAGGAGGGGGTAGAGCCGTCACATGTGGGGAGGGGTTTCCAAGTCTGTGTTTCCCACGGTGGCCACAGCAGCAGCTGTTGGACACCATCCCAGAGGTTTTTGCAGAGATGGTGCTGGGGAGGTGGGACATCAGTCACACAGCACATCCACAAAGTAAGATACCCCACCCGCCCCAACTCTCACCCACCTTGACCATGCCACTTCCCTCTCCGGAGGGTGAAAGGGTGTTCTGCAGAGGTTTGAACCTCTCCAGAGAGGCCTCCCAGCCCACCACTCCTCGTCTATCCCCCCATTTCCTTCCAGCCCCCCTGCCAGGGAACAGAGACGTAGAGCTAAAGAGACAGTGAGAGATGGAGAACTGAGCTGTGGTGTGACAGGGAGCCCTGTGGGGGGAGTAACAACTGACCCTTTGACAGCAGTGTGAGCGAGGCCCCTCCCAATGCCAGATCTGGCTTTCAGGCTCCCCCAGCTTTTCTAGAACGGCCCAAGGAAGACTATTTCCAAGAAGTAGGGCGGGAGCTCCTCATCCCCTGCTCTGCCCGAGGAGACCCTCCTCCCACCATCTCTTGGGCCAAGGTAAGGCTTCTGACCCCACTCAGCCTGCATTCATGCCCACAACACCTCTGCCTCTCTGCCCCTGGCCATTTTGTGGGAAGGAGGATGTGGGGAGGAGAGGGTTGACGGAGGCAGGGCGGGGAGGAAACAGGAGCTGCCTGGAGAGATGAGTGGCGCCCTTGGTGAGGGGTGGCTGCGTGTGTCCTCAGGCTGACCAGTGGTTCTGTAGGTGGGCCGGGGGCTGCAGGGCCAGGCCCAGCTGGACAGCAACAGTAGCCTCATCCTGCGACCATTGACCAAGGAGGCCCACGGGCGCTGGGTGTGCACTGCCAGCAATGCTGTGGCCCAAGTGGCCACCTCCACGAATGTCTACGTGCTGGGTTAGTGGCTGGagagctggctgggggctggaggaatCCATGTGGGACAGGAGACAGGGGAATCATTTTGGAGGCCCAGATAGGGTTTGTGGGTGGGGGACCCCTAGGGTGATGGGTCGagggcagaggccctggggcTTTCCTTAGCTCTTTACCTTCTCTCAGGTCCCTGACCATCATCCGTCTCTCCATTCCCCGCTACCCAGGCACCAGCCCCCACGTTGTCACCAATGTGTCCGTGGTGCCTTTGCCCAAGGGTGCCAATGTCTCCTGGGAGCCTGGCTTTGATGGTGGCTACCTGCAGAGATTCAGTGTCTGGTATACCCCATTGTAAGTGACCTGTCCCTGCCCCTGGCCCTCTGCCCTCTATCCCAGCCCTGCCCTAACTCTGCTGCCCGATTTCCAGAGAATCTTAGGTGTTCTGAGCCTAGGTCCTGAGACCCTGATgcttgaggggaggggagaggtcaACTCTCTGGACTCCAACCTTCCTGGTCTTCCTAGTTCATGAGGTGCCCCCATTTCTTCATGTTCTCCAGGGCCAAACGTCCTGACCGAGCCCACCACGACTGGGTGTCCCTGGCGGTGCCCGTGGGGGCTGCTCACCTCCTAGTGCCTGGGCTGCAGCCCCATACTCAGTACCAGTTCAGTGTCCTAGCTCAGAACAAGCTGGGGAGTGGGCCCTTCAGTGAAATCGTCTTGTCCGCACCTGAAGGTAAAGAGTCCTCTCACCCCAAAGCAGCACAAGGATGGGGAAGGGCTGCCAGGGAAAGCAGGGATATGGGAGCACCTGGGTGGGAGGGGGCTGAGGTGCTGGGCAGCTTCGGCTCCAGAGGGGTTTGTGGAAGATGATCCAGGCTTGTACTTAGGGGCTCTGGGAGAATggttgggtgggggtggggcggggtggtggaggaaggggccctgGAAATCCTATCTCTGTCATGCCTATCTGTCCCATTCAGGGCTTCCTACCACACCAGCTGCCCCCAGGCTCCCCCCGACAGAGATGCCGCCTCCCCTGTCCCCTCCTCGGGGTCTGGTGGCAGTGAGGACACCCCGGGGGGTACTCCTGCATTGGGATCCCCCAGAACTGGTCCCTGAGAGTCTGGATGGCTACATCCTGGAAGGACGGCAAAGCTCCCAGGGCTGGGAGGTGCTGGACCGGGCCGTGGCAGGCACGGAAATGCACCTGCTGGTGCCAGGGCTCATCAAGGTATGTGAGGGAGGCGGGCACAGAGAGGGTGCTCTCCAGCTCTCTGTTCCACTCCCCAAACCCAGGCTTCTCAGCCTGATTTGACCATCTTTCCACTTAACCCTAATCCTTATCGCCCAACTGCAATGTCTTCCCGAAAGGGGCTGGGGTGGACGGTGCTGGGCCCTGATCCCCTTCTGGACCCCACCTCCAGGATGTTCTCTATGAGTTCCGCCTTGTGGCCTTCGCCGGTAGCTATGTCAGCGATCCCAGCAACACGGCCAACGTCTCCACTTCCGGTGAGAacctggagggagggcagagcGCTGAAGATTGGAGGGCTCGGAGCCCACTAAGCCTTGGACACCGAACCCCCCTTGTGGCCCCTCACCCAGGCCTGGAAGTCTACCCCTCGCGCACACAGCTGCCGGGCCTCCTGCCACAGCCCGTGCTGGCCGGCGTGGTGGGCGGGGTCTGCTTCCTGGGCGTGGCTGTTCTCGTGAGCGTCCTGGCCGCCTGCCTCATGAACCGGCGCAGGGCTGCGCGCCGCCGCCGAAAACGCCTCCTCCGCCAAGGTAGGCCCGGGGGCCCCGCCCACGGCAGGGCCCCGCCCCACCGCAAGCACGTCCTACCTGGAGGAAAAGTCGCTCCTTCCGGTGTGGGCCTGGTGCCTTCCCACAGCTCGCATAGTTCCCACTGGGATGGGGTTGAGTGCCTGGTGTTGGGTGAGGGGTTCTGTGCCTGGGTCCCTCGAGGGCCTTGGTTTTGCTTGTGTCACCTCTAGTTCCCCCTGCCCTTTCAGATCCACCTCTTATCTTTTCTGGAAAGTCAGCTTCACAGTAAGTCCCTCCACCTCCTTGGCTTCCTTCTGCCTTCCCCCTGTGGCGCCAGtattctctgctttcttttctgcaCCTTGcagagaggtgggaggggccGAACAGAAGTGAGAGGGAGGTGAGGATGGGCGCGCCCGAGGCCCCAGCCTGGGGGCGGGTCCAGTGTCGCTGGtgccttccctccacccctccaccaTGTGGGTCCTTTTCTCGCTTGCTCTCCCTAGCTCTGCTCTGTTGTGCACCAAACCTCTCAAGGCCTGACGCTGGTTCCTGGGAGGGGGACTGGCCCCCTACCACAGACCCTGATCTCCTGTCCTTCCCCAGCTCTGCTCCGGGCTCGGGCAGTCCTGACAGCGTGGTGAAGCTGAAGCTCCAGGGTTCCCCAGTCCCCAGCCTGCGCCAGAGTCTGCTCTGGGGGGAGCCTGCTGGACCCCCCAGCCCCCCTCCGGATCCTCCACCTAGTCGGGGGCCGTTACCCCTGGAGCCCATTTCCCGGGGACCAGATGGGCGCTTTGTGATGGGACCCATTGTGGAGACGCCCCAAGAAAGGTCAGGCCCTGAGCGGGCGGAACCTCGGACCCCAGCCCGGCGGCAGGCCAGGTCCTATGActacagcagcagcagccccagtggGATACCCCAGCCCCTCTGCATTGCAGACATCAGCCCTGTGGGGCCCCCTCCCGCAGCCCTGCCCAGTCCCCTGCCGGGTCCAGGACCCCTGCTCCAGTACCTGAGCCTGCCCTTCTTCCGGGAGATGAATGTGGATGGGGACTGGCCCCCTTTCGAGGAGCCTGATCCTGCTCCGCCCCCAGATTACATGGATACCCGGCCCTGCCCCATCTCATCTCTCCTTCAACCCCTGGACTCCCCCACTGTGTCCCCCAGGGCAGCGCTTCCTGGGGCTGTTGTTGGGGCTGGCACCACCCCAGAGCCTCCATACACAGCACTGGCTGATTGGACACTGAAGGAGCGGCTGCTGCCCAGCCTTCTCCCTGCTGCCCCTCGGGGCAGCCTCACAAGCCAGAGCAGTGGGCGGGGCAGCGCCTCCTTCCTTCGGCCCCCCTCCACGGCCCCCTCTGCAGGAGGCAGctacctcagccctgctccaGGAGACACCAGCAGCTGGGCCAGTGGCCCTGAGAGGTGGCCCCGAAGGGAGCATGTGGTCACAGTCAGCAAGAGGTGAGGGCCGTCCCTGCACATTCCTGCCCTGG
Proteins encoded:
- the IGSF9 gene encoding protein turtle homolog A isoform X4, which codes for MDGHQSGRGPPVIVVPPKNSTVNASQDVSLACRAEAYPANLTYSWFQDSINVFHISRLQSRVRILVDGSLRLQAAQPEDAGRYTCVPSNGLPRPPSASAYLTVLYPAQVTAMPPETPLPVGMRGIIRCPVRANPPLLFVSWTKDGQALHLDKFPGWSQGPEGSLIIALGNEDALGEYSCTPYNSFGTAGPSPVTRVLLKAPPAFLERPKEDYFQEVGRELLIPCSARGDPPPTISWAKVGRGLQGQAQLDSNSSLILRPLTKEAHGRWVCTASNAVAQVATSTNVYVLGTSPHVVTNVSVVPLPKGANVSWEPGFDGGYLQRFSVWYTPLAKRPDRAHHDWVSLAVPVGAAHLLVPGLQPHTQYQFSVLAQNKLGSGPFSEIVLSAPEGLPTTPAAPRLPPTEMPPPLSPPRGLVAVRTPRGVLLHWDPPELVPESLDGYILEGRQSSQGWEVLDRAVAGTEMHLLVPGLIKDVLYEFRLVAFAGSYVSDPSNTANVSTSGLEVYPSRTQLPGLLPQPVLAGVVGGVCFLGVAVLVSVLAACLMNRRRAARRRRKRLLRQDPPLIFSGKSASHSAPGSGSPDSVVKLKLQGSPVPSLRQSLLWGEPAGPPSPPPDPPPSRGPLPLEPISRGPDGRFVMGPIVETPQERSGPERAEPRTPARRQARSYDYSSSSPSGIPQPLCIADISPVGPPPAALPSPLPGPGPLLQYLSLPFFREMNVDGDWPPFEEPDPAPPPDYMDTRPCPISSLLQPLDSPTVSPRAALPGAVVGAGTTPEPPYTALADWTLKERLLPSLLPAAPRGSLTSQSSGRGSASFLRPPSTAPSAGGSYLSPAPGDTSSWASGPERWPRREHVVTVSKRRNTSVDENYEWDSEFPGDMELLETLHLGLAGPRPRLEAEPELGAKTPEEGCLLNTAHAPGPEARCAALREEFLAFRRRRDAARARLPAYRQPVPHPEQATLL
- the IGSF9 gene encoding protein turtle homolog A isoform X3, with the protein product MAIRVAEVGEPGVRDWGPPVIVVPPKNSTVNASQDVSLACRAEAYPANLTYSWFQDSINVFHISRLQSRVRILVDGSLRLQAAQPEDAGRYTCVPSNGLPRPPSASAYLTVLYPAQVTAMPPETPLPVGMRGIIRCPVRANPPLLFVSWTKDGQALHLDKFPGWSQGPEGSLIIALGNEDALGEYSCTPYNSFGTAGPSPVTRVLLKAPPAFLERPKEDYFQEVGRELLIPCSARGDPPPTISWAKVGRGLQGQAQLDSNSSLILRPLTKEAHGRWVCTASNAVAQVATSTNVYVLGTSPHVVTNVSVVPLPKGANVSWEPGFDGGYLQRFSVWYTPLAKRPDRAHHDWVSLAVPVGAAHLLVPGLQPHTQYQFSVLAQNKLGSGPFSEIVLSAPEGLPTTPAAPRLPPTEMPPPLSPPRGLVAVRTPRGVLLHWDPPELVPESLDGYILEGRQSSQGWEVLDRAVAGTEMHLLVPGLIKDVLYEFRLVAFAGSYVSDPSNTANVSTSGLEVYPSRTQLPGLLPQPVLAGVVGGVCFLGVAVLVSVLAACLMNRRRAARRRRKRLLRQDPPLIFSGKSASHSAPGSGSPDSVVKLKLQGSPVPSLRQSLLWGEPAGPPSPPPDPPPSRGPLPLEPISRGPDGRFVMGPIVETPQERSGPERAEPRTPARRQARSYDYSSSSPSGIPQPLCIADISPVGPPPAALPSPLPGPGPLLQYLSLPFFREMNVDGDWPPFEEPDPAPPPDYMDTRPCPISSLLQPLDSPTVSPRAALPGAVVGAGTTPEPPYTALADWTLKERLLPSLLPAAPRGSLTSQSSGRGSASFLRPPSTAPSAGGSYLSPAPGDTSSWASGPERWPRREHVVTVSKRRNTSVDENYEWDSEFPGDMELLETLHLGLAGPRPRLEAEPELGAKTPEEGCLLNTAHAPGPEARCAALREEFLAFRRRRDAARARLPAYRQPVPHPEQATLL
- the IGSF9 gene encoding protein turtle homolog A isoform X2, whose translation is MVWCLSLAILSLIISQGADGRGKPEVVSVVGRAGESAVLGCDLLPSTGRPPLHVIEWLRFGFLLPIFIKFGLYSPRIDPDYVGRVRLQKGASLQIEGLRAEDQGWYECRVLFLDQHSPEDDSANGSWVHLTVNSPPQFLETPPQVLEVRELEPITLRCVARGSPQPRVTWKLRGQDLGQGQGPVQVRNGTLWIRRVERGSSGVYICQASSTEGSATHATQLLVLGPPVIVVPPKNSTVNASQDVSLACRAEAYPANLTYSWFQDSINVFHISRLQSRVRILVDGSLRLQAAQPEDAGRYTCVPSNGLPRPPSASAYLTVLYPAQVTAMPPETPLPVGMRGIIRCPVRANPPLLFVSWTKDGQALHLDKFPGWSQGPEGSLIIALGNEDALGEYSCTPYNSFGTAGPSPVTRVLLKAPPAFLERPKEDYFQEVGRELLIPCSARGDPPPTISWAKVGRGLQGQAQLDSNSSLILRPLTKEAHGRWVCTASNAVAQVATSTNVYVLGTSPHVVTNVSVVPLPKGANVSWEPGFDGGYLQRFSVWYTPLAKRPDRAHHDWVSLAVPVGAAHLLVPGLQPHTQYQFSVLAQNKLGSGPFSEIVLSAPEGLPTTPAAPRLPPTEMPPPLSPPRGLVAVRTPRGVLLHWDPPELVPESLDGYILEGRQSSQGWEVLDRAVAGTEMHLLVPGLIKDVLYEFRLVAFAGSYVSDPSNTANVSTSGLEVYPSRTQLPGLLPQPVLAGVVGGVCFLGVAVLVSVLAACLMNRRRAARRRRKRLLRQDPPLIFSGKSASHSAPGSGSPDSVVKLKLQGSPVPSLRQSLLWGEPAGPPSPPPDPPPSRGPLPLEPISRGPDGRFVMGPIVETPQERAALPGAVVGAGTTPEPPYTALADWTLKERLLPSLLPAAPRGSLTSQSSGRGSASFLRPPSTAPSAGGSYLSPAPGDTSSWASGPERWPRREHVVTVSKRRNTSVDENYEWDSEFPGDMELLETLHLGLAGPRPRLEAEPELGAKTPEEGCLLNTAHAPGPEARCAALREEFLAFRRRRDAARARLPAYRQPVPHPEQATLL
- the IGSF9 gene encoding protein turtle homolog A isoform X1; this encodes MVWCLSLAILSLIISQGADGRGKPEVVSVVGRAGESAVLGCDLLPSTGRPPLHVIEWLRFGFLLPIFIKFGLYSPRIDPDYVGRVRLQKGASLQIEGLRAEDQGWYECRVLFLDQHSPEDDSANGSWVHLTVNSPPQFLETPPQVLEVRELEPITLRCVARGSPQPRVTWKLRGQDLGQGQGPVQVRNGTLWIRRVERGSSGVYICQASSTEGSATHATQLLVLGPPVIVVPPKNSTVNASQDVSLACRAEAYPANLTYSWFQDSINVFHISRLQSRVRILVDGSLRLQAAQPEDAGRYTCVPSNGLPRPPSASAYLTVLYPAQVTAMPPETPLPVGMRGIIRCPVRANPPLLFVSWTKDGQALHLDKFPGWSQGPEGSLIIALGNEDALGEYSCTPYNSFGTAGPSPVTRVLLKAPPAFLERPKEDYFQEVGRELLIPCSARGDPPPTISWAKVGRGLQGQAQLDSNSSLILRPLTKEAHGRWVCTASNAVAQVATSTNVYVLGTSPHVVTNVSVVPLPKGANVSWEPGFDGGYLQRFSVWYTPLAKRPDRAHHDWVSLAVPVGAAHLLVPGLQPHTQYQFSVLAQNKLGSGPFSEIVLSAPEGLPTTPAAPRLPPTEMPPPLSPPRGLVAVRTPRGVLLHWDPPELVPESLDGYILEGRQSSQGWEVLDRAVAGTEMHLLVPGLIKDVLYEFRLVAFAGSYVSDPSNTANVSTSGLEVYPSRTQLPGLLPQPVLAGVVGGVCFLGVAVLVSVLAACLMNRRRAARRRRKRLLRQDPPLIFSGKSASHSAPGSGSPDSVVKLKLQGSPVPSLRQSLLWGEPAGPPSPPPDPPPSRGPLPLEPISRGPDGRFVMGPIVETPQERSGPERAEPRTPARRQARSYDYSSSSPSGIPQPLCIADISPVGPPPAALPSPLPGPGPLLQYLSLPFFREMNVDGDWPPFEEPDPAPPPDYMDTRPCPISSLLQPLDSPTVSPRAALPGAVVGAGTTPEPPYTALADWTLKERLLPSLLPAAPRGSLTSQSSGRGSASFLRPPSTAPSAGGSYLSPAPGDTSSWASGPERWPRREHVVTVSKRRNTSVDENYEWDSEFPGDMELLETLHLGLAGPRPRLEAEPELGAKTPEEGCLLNTAHAPGPEARCAALREEFLAFRRRRDAARARLPAYRQPVPHPEQATLL